A region from the Algoriphagus machipongonensis genome encodes:
- a CDS encoding nuclear transport factor 2-like protein, with protein sequence MKYLFMLGSILMIVSCSQNQRYTQQSPEIEIFESVVANYVNGEWSEYESKYAEGAEIFFNATEENPSSIQEAIAGQRLNLEPLSSYTIETDDDELEMVVTDDGETWVNYWGLWKGTIAATGETIETPIHITSQFVDGKIVKTFGYWNNAPMQLAMMKIQEEAEEMASNETEEEDN encoded by the coding sequence ATGAAATATCTTTTTATGCTAGGCTCCATACTGATGATAGTCAGTTGCAGTCAAAATCAGAGATATACTCAGCAGTCGCCAGAAATCGAAATTTTTGAATCTGTCGTTGCTAACTATGTGAACGGAGAATGGTCTGAATATGAATCAAAATATGCAGAAGGAGCAGAAATCTTCTTTAACGCTACGGAGGAAAATCCTTCTTCCATTCAAGAAGCTATTGCCGGTCAAAGATTGAATTTAGAGCCCCTTTCATCTTACACAATTGAAACAGATGATGATGAGTTAGAAATGGTCGTAACAGACGATGGAGAAACTTGGGTAAACTATTGGGGACTTTGGAAAGGTACCATTGCAGCCACGGGCGAAACTATAGAAACTCCAATACATATCACCTCTCAATTTGTAGATGGGAAAATTGTTAAAACATTTGGCTATTGGAATAATGCACCAATGCAACTCGCTATGATGAAAATTCAAGAAGAAGCGGAAGAAATGGCTTCCAATGAGACGGAAGAAGAAGACAACTAG
- a CDS encoding tetratricopeptide repeat-containing sensor histidine kinase, producing the protein MAQIVEKNGFFQYQEVFVETDDFQADYLDQLENTLLKISEKDTLRLEIINDLGYYYHTRNLTKALSIIEGGLLEAREMGDSYWEGHLMVSQGAILLRMEELDPAEMVLKEAIDKIPESESWLLYTNLGYVYERKGLLGEAFSYASKVLEIGETYGDPKAVAMAYSDMSNLFWKQGKFEDALAFGLKSVELFEKRGLKDLDYDFTLHLVGQFYVDLGEPEKALDFFQRSVVLGERYGFYNNLSDSFIALVNLQSTLGDFTGAKKSGLEALRYAELLENEFMIMRSYLALGKASNTSGDHLDAVGYLESGLANIKSNFGDKFYLSLVFDEISKAHEGIGDFKNALEATRRSNQLRRDVFSDEAEEKIAILQTEMEVSQKENTIKLQQAELAKNRLMQAFYLTLAIVAVVFLFLLYRVFLRKKKYSQLLEKRNKEKEYLLKEIHHRVKNNLETISSLLSLQIASIDSLEFKQMLEETYTRVQSMGMIHLSLYKEGNLKQVEMKKFFEELGSFILDTFDAEDRVTFEIDMDSIELDVDLAIPIGLIVNELISNSLKYAFPKKSVGKISVSLQERDGCLFLNVSDDGIGMEMDSPSKGTGFGKELINLLTRQLDGKMNFYNESGTSFSFEFILNKAA; encoded by the coding sequence TTGGCCCAGATAGTTGAAAAAAATGGATTTTTTCAATATCAAGAAGTATTCGTGGAGACGGACGATTTTCAGGCAGATTACCTGGATCAACTTGAAAATACACTACTCAAAATAAGTGAGAAGGATACCTTAAGGTTAGAAATTATAAATGACCTGGGCTATTACTACCATACCCGTAATCTTACAAAAGCTCTTAGCATTATAGAAGGAGGTTTATTGGAAGCTAGAGAAATGGGAGATAGTTATTGGGAAGGACATTTGATGGTTTCTCAAGGTGCTATTTTACTTCGGATGGAGGAATTGGATCCTGCAGAGATGGTACTCAAGGAAGCAATTGATAAAATCCCTGAAAGCGAAAGTTGGTTGCTTTATACCAATTTGGGTTATGTCTACGAGAGAAAAGGCTTGTTAGGGGAAGCATTTTCCTATGCCTCCAAAGTTCTTGAGATTGGAGAAACATACGGAGATCCGAAGGCGGTAGCTATGGCTTATTCAGATATGAGTAACCTTTTTTGGAAGCAAGGAAAATTTGAAGATGCATTGGCTTTTGGGTTAAAATCAGTTGAATTATTTGAAAAAAGAGGACTAAAAGACCTAGATTATGATTTTACGCTGCATTTGGTAGGGCAATTTTATGTAGACCTAGGGGAGCCAGAAAAAGCACTTGATTTCTTTCAAAGGTCAGTAGTTTTAGGAGAACGATATGGTTTTTATAATAATCTGAGTGATTCTTTTATCGCTCTAGTCAATTTGCAATCAACTTTAGGAGACTTCACAGGAGCAAAAAAATCTGGATTGGAAGCATTACGATATGCAGAACTTTTAGAGAACGAATTTATGATAATGCGTTCTTACCTGGCATTGGGAAAGGCTAGTAATACCTCAGGAGATCACTTGGATGCAGTAGGTTATTTGGAAAGTGGTTTAGCGAATATCAAATCTAATTTTGGAGATAAATTTTATTTGAGTTTAGTATTTGATGAGATAAGCAAAGCCCATGAAGGTATTGGAGATTTTAAAAATGCTCTTGAAGCAACACGAAGATCAAACCAACTTCGAAGAGATGTTTTTTCTGATGAAGCGGAAGAAAAAATAGCCATACTGCAAACTGAAATGGAAGTTTCCCAAAAAGAGAATACCATCAAATTGCAGCAAGCAGAGCTGGCAAAAAACAGGCTTATGCAGGCATTTTACCTAACGTTGGCAATTGTGGCTGTGGTGTTTTTATTCTTACTATACCGGGTGTTTTTGAGAAAGAAGAAGTATAGTCAACTTTTAGAAAAAAGGAATAAGGAAAAGGAATATTTGCTTAAAGAAATTCATCATCGGGTGAAAAATAATCTGGAAACCATATCCAGTTTACTTTCCCTTCAGATTGCGAGTATAGACAGCTTAGAGTTTAAGCAGATGTTGGAGGAAACTTATACCCGAGTACAAAGTATGGGGATGATACACCTGAGTTTGTATAAAGAGGGAAATCTGAAACAAGTGGAGATGAAAAAGTTCTTTGAGGAATTGGGTAGTTTCATCTTAGATACGTTTGATGCCGAAGATAGAGTAACCTTCGAAATTGATATGGATTCCATTGAATTGGATGTAGATTTGGCTATTCCCATTGGTTTGATTGTTAATGAGTTAATTTCTAATTCATTGAAATATGCTTTTCCAAAAAAGAGTGTTGGGAAAATTTCTGTTTCCTTGCAAGAAAGAGATGGATGTCTTTTTCTTAATGTTTCCGATGATGGAATAGGAATGGAAATGGACTCACCTTCCAAAGGTACTGGGTTTGGTAAAGAATTAATCAACCTACTAACACGTCAATTAGATGGTAAAATGAATTTTTACAATGAATCAGGCACCTCATTTTCATTTGAATTTATCTTAAATAAAGCTGCATGA
- a CDS encoding LytR/AlgR family response regulator transcription factor, translated as MNPTRILIVEDDMIIAANISLQLSKLGYEVTGIETKGEEAIHHALESKPDIILMDIQLKGNTNGIEAAHVIHQNLDIPLIFLTANEDDATFQKAKETQPFAFISKPFTKRNLERTIALAEERVKEQPMMNVSTEPVLDEQGDRIFIRNQNKLIKVMLDDILWVEAERNYCKIITLQQPFLIVSPLNKLCDKLDHKRFIRIHRSYMVNFGKLDAITDSNVELNGKTLPIGKQYKEDLFSLMNKV; from the coding sequence ATGAACCCAACCCGAATACTAATAGTAGAAGATGATATGATTATTGCAGCCAACATTAGTTTACAGTTGAGTAAACTAGGCTATGAGGTCACAGGTATAGAAACCAAAGGGGAAGAAGCTATTCATCATGCCTTGGAATCAAAGCCAGATATCATCTTGATGGATATTCAATTAAAGGGGAATACCAATGGCATCGAGGCAGCTCACGTCATTCACCAAAATTTAGACATCCCTTTAATTTTCTTGACGGCAAATGAGGATGATGCCACTTTTCAAAAAGCAAAAGAAACCCAGCCATTTGCTTTTATTTCAAAGCCTTTCACCAAGCGTAATCTGGAGAGAACGATAGCCTTGGCGGAAGAAAGAGTTAAGGAGCAACCCATGATGAATGTTTCAACTGAACCTGTTTTAGATGAACAAGGAGATAGAATATTTATCAGGAATCAGAATAAGTTAATAAAAGTGATGCTAGATGATATTTTATGGGTGGAAGCTGAAAGAAATTATTGCAAAATCATCACTTTACAGCAACCTTTTCTTATTGTGAGTCCATTGAATAAACTTTGTGATAAATTGGATCACAAACGATTCATACGGATTCACCGATCCTATATGGTCAACTTTGGGAAACTGGACGCAATTACAGATTCCAATGTTGAATTGAACGGAAAAACTCTTCCTATTGGGAAGCAATACAAGGAGGATCTATTCAGTTTGATGAATAAGGTCTAA
- a CDS encoding tetratricopeptide repeat protein translates to MNRFLTAKKYILFLILLSFFLLNKSKAQTSRADSLLSSIEASKDDSSKVNRYVELGIELLGSDLTEALQYFDEAIQLATEANYIKGLADSHNALGRAYAQQGNFQESILTFQEALKFYQEIQDKTGEANILSNLGSIYYLLGNNTKALELHFKSLKISEQLDNKLRIGTSLNNIGTVYSKNSNTFSEALTTFKKSLEVFEEINLESGMAIAAMNIGEVYFLESNYDSATYFHEVALGLCDGTLDATFPLTQLGEISSQLGNFQDAYRYHQRALDISKNLDAKFELTQSLIGLAKTQIIQQDYRGAISSFEQAKSLGIELDAKNELVDIYENLANTEAKIGNYKDAYENEINAKLVKEEIAKSSTERKIQQLQFEFELDKKESEIELLQKDTELKNAKVFNQKIFIIASLVGLAMFVIISIFLFRNNLSKQKANRLLQIQKEEIRIQRENVVSAYDKLKSTQAQLIQSEKMASLGELTAGIAHEIQNPLNFVNNFSEVSEEMIEEMKEELNKGEFEEAKIIGEEIKQNLSRIRLHGKRADSIVKGMLEHSRSNQREKAPTDLNLLANEFLRLSYHGIRAKDKAFNADFEIDLDEHLPKVTVVPQDIGRVILNLVTNAFYTVNEKSKLGIEGYQPKVIVSTKKTEKGIELSVKDNGNGIPDSIKEKIFQPFFTTKPTGQGTGLGLSLSYDIIKAHQGNLIVKSTEGKGTEMIIFLPVESAEALKQ, encoded by the coding sequence ATGAATCGATTTTTGACTGCCAAAAAGTACATCCTCTTTTTAATCCTGCTTTCTTTTTTTCTTTTAAACAAAAGCAAAGCACAAACTTCTAGGGCCGACAGTTTATTGAGTTCTATAGAAGCTTCAAAAGATGACAGTTCAAAAGTTAATCGGTATGTCGAATTGGGGATTGAACTCTTAGGCTCAGATTTAACAGAAGCCTTGCAATACTTTGATGAGGCCATTCAACTGGCGACTGAAGCAAACTATATAAAGGGATTAGCAGATAGTCACAATGCCTTGGGAAGAGCCTATGCACAACAGGGAAACTTCCAAGAATCTATTCTGACTTTTCAAGAGGCCTTGAAATTCTACCAAGAAATTCAGGATAAAACCGGCGAAGCAAATATCCTTAGTAATCTAGGTTCAATTTATTATTTGCTTGGAAACAATACGAAAGCATTGGAACTCCATTTCAAATCTCTCAAAATTTCAGAGCAACTAGACAACAAACTAAGAATTGGAACTTCCCTCAATAATATCGGGACTGTTTACAGTAAAAATAGCAATACATTCAGTGAAGCACTGACAACCTTCAAAAAATCACTTGAGGTATTTGAAGAGATCAATCTCGAATCAGGTATGGCAATAGCTGCCATGAATATAGGGGAGGTATACTTTTTGGAATCCAATTACGATTCTGCCACCTATTTTCATGAAGTGGCTTTGGGACTTTGTGATGGGACTCTTGACGCCACATTTCCCTTAACTCAACTTGGTGAGATTAGTTCTCAATTGGGGAATTTTCAGGATGCTTACAGATATCATCAAAGAGCATTGGATATTTCAAAAAATTTAGATGCCAAATTTGAGTTGACACAAAGCCTTATCGGATTAGCGAAAACGCAAATTATACAGCAAGATTACAGAGGAGCAATATCAAGTTTTGAGCAAGCTAAATCTTTAGGGATAGAATTAGATGCTAAAAATGAACTGGTAGATATTTATGAAAATCTTGCCAACACAGAAGCCAAGATCGGAAATTATAAGGATGCATATGAAAATGAGATCAATGCCAAGTTAGTCAAAGAAGAAATAGCAAAATCAAGTACAGAGCGTAAAATACAACAACTCCAATTTGAATTTGAGCTGGACAAAAAAGAATCAGAAATTGAGCTTCTTCAAAAAGATACTGAGCTGAAAAATGCCAAAGTATTTAATCAGAAGATTTTTATTATTGCTTCATTAGTGGGCCTAGCGATGTTTGTCATCATCAGCATATTCCTTTTCCGAAACAATTTAAGCAAGCAGAAGGCCAATCGGCTTTTACAAATCCAAAAGGAGGAAATCCGCATTCAAAGGGAAAATGTGGTTTCAGCCTATGATAAATTGAAATCCACTCAAGCTCAATTGATCCAATCCGAAAAAATGGCCTCGCTGGGAGAGTTAACTGCTGGGATTGCCCATGAAATTCAAAACCCTCTCAATTTTGTAAACAATTTCTCAGAAGTAAGTGAGGAAATGATAGAAGAAATGAAAGAGGAATTGAATAAAGGTGAATTTGAAGAAGCAAAAATCATAGGAGAAGAAATTAAACAAAATCTCTCCAGAATAAGATTACATGGAAAGCGTGCTGACTCTATTGTGAAAGGCATGCTGGAACATAGTCGATCTAATCAAAGGGAAAAAGCTCCTACTGATTTGAATTTGCTGGCCAATGAGTTCTTACGCTTATCCTATCATGGAATAAGAGCAAAAGACAAGGCTTTTAATGCAGACTTTGAAATTGATTTAGATGAACATCTACCCAAAGTAACAGTGGTTCCTCAAGACATTGGTCGAGTCATTCTTAATTTGGTAACCAATGCCTTCTATACCGTCAATGAAAAATCAAAACTCGGAATCGAAGGTTATCAACCAAAAGTTATTGTGAGCACTAAGAAAACTGAAAAAGGAATTGAGCTTTCGGTAAAAGACAATGGAAACGGCATCCCCGACTCTATCAAAGAGAAAATATTCCAACCCTTTTTTACTACCAAACCCACTGGACAAGGTACTGGATTAGGACTAAGCCTAAGCTACGATATTATTAAAGCCCATCAAGGAAACCTGATAGTGAAAAGCACTGAAGGGAAAGGAACAGAAATGATCATTTTTTTACCTGTTGAATCTGCGGAAGCCTTAAAACAATAA